In Flavobacteriales bacterium, the sequence TCTAAGAGGAAAGTTCTAAGTTTTGGTAGTGGATCACGTAGCTTATGCTCTTCCAAATCATCTCTATACCATTCTCTTCTTACTCCAGAGGTATGATGACCAAGCAAAGGAACTTTGGCATGAACCATAAAAGGTCTTCGCTCTGTTCTTATTGTATTAAGTACTTCTTCTAAAGTTTCAAAAGATTCTTGAAAATTAGCTCCATCAATACTCCTTACTTCAATATTCTTGAATCCTTGGGCGTAAAAAGCGGCATCGTTCGATCTTATTTCATCTGCACTTGCTGAGATATCCCATTCGTTATCTTGAACCAAAAACAACATAGGAAAATTCTTTAAAGATGCCATGTGAAGTGCTTCTGCAATTTCCCCTTCAGTCATGGCTGCATCACCTATAGAACAAACCACAACAGGTCTTTCTGCTCTATTCTTATCCAAAATACCTTGTTCTTCCAAGTATTGAATTCCCATAGCCACACCTGCCGTAGGAATCGCTTGCATTCCAGTTGCCGAAGATTGATGTGGAATTTTAGGTAAATCTGCCCTATTCAAACTTGGATGACAATAATAAGTTCTTCCTCCAGAAAACGGATCTTCCTTTTTTGCAAACAATTGAAGCATAATTTCATAAGGACGCATCCCAATTCCCAACAAGATTGAATCATCTCGGTAATACGGTGAAACATAATCTTGCTCTTTGAGTTGCATTCCCAAAGCCAGTTGAATAGCTTCATGTCCTCTCGAGGTTGCATGAACATATTTACTAGTTAGTTTTGCATTTTCTTCATATATATCAGACATGGCTCTTGCCGTAGTCATCAAACGGTAAGCATCTAAGGCTTTTTCTATAATTGTCATACCCTAAAATCTATTGTTTTTGGTAGAACAAATGTAGCAATACTGCATGGATATCTAAAATATTCCCTATTAATTCACAAAATATTCGAGATTCTTGAAAAATAAAAAAGATTCCCAATGTTAAATAGCCTATTACAAGAAGCTTTTAATCATTAATATATAACAAGAATTAAGGGAGAAATATAGAATTTTTTAATACATTATCTTTTGTTGTTTTAAAAACACCTTCAAATAAAATACTGAAACCCAGATTCATTAAAAACAGTAAAATTATTGCGTTCCACTAAACAGAACTCATCACTGAATAGAACCAAGCAATGATACTTGATAATGGACTCATTATAAACAAATCCGCATCAAGTTCACTAAACAATTTTCCTAAAAACACATAAATAATTACATTTTATTTATTCCTTCTTCATGATTCATATTTAACAAACATTTTTTATATGAATTTGGAATTAAGAAAACCAGTACATCTCTAGTAATAAAAGCCATTATAATAATGGCTTTTTCGCTTTTTTATTTAGTACAACTGGGGCATGATTTTTTACCATTTTTATCAGATAACTTTATTCCTTCAAGGTTTTTCTCAGCATAAGCCGTTATCCATCCTCTTTTTATCGATAAATTATTTAGGTCAATTTTTTCTTGATCCATGGCTTTGATAAACGTTCCTCCATATTCTTGCCTTCCCCAACAATTTGGACAATATCCTTCGGGGGTACTCTCTTTTGATTCTCCAGAAAAAAACGACTGAATCCATTCTAATAGTTTCATAATAATGCTTTTTTATATTTTTATAGACCATTGGTAGTGGATTTCTTTCAATCCTTACAACCTAAATTATTTATTCTATTTTTCCGTATTATAAATAAATACATATATTTGCATCGTACACGATTTAATCTAAAACGACTTTTATGAAAGCAACATTTTATGATTTTGAAGCAAAACTTCTTACGGGAAAAACTGTTTCCATGGAACAATACAAAGGGAAAACTATTTTGGTAGTTAATACAGCAAGTAAATGCGGACTGACCCCTCAATACGAAGGACTTGAAGCACTATACCAAAAATACAAAGATCAAAACTTTGTGATACTTGGATTTCCCTGTAATCAATTTGGATCTCAAGAACCTGGAAACTCAGAAGATATTCAAGAATTTTGCTCTATCAACTATGGTGTCAGCTTTCCTATTTTTGAGAAAATAGATGTAAATGGCGATCAGGCTCATCCTATCTTCAAATATCTTAAGAAAGAATTGAAAGGTTTTTTGGTCAATAAAATTAAATGGAATTTCACCAAGTTTGTAATAGACAAAAATGGGGTTCCTGTTAAAAGATTTGCATCCATTACAAAACCCGAAAATATAGAAGAAACCCTCCAAAAAATTTTATAATGAGTAAAGAAACGGATTTCACTCAACTCTTACTGGAAAATCAAATCTGTTTTCCTCTGTATGCTGCGTCTAGGATGATGACAAAAATCTACACCCCTTTTTTGAAGAAATTAGACCTTACTTATCCTCAATATTTAGTGATGATGGTTTTGTGGGAGCATCAACACAAATCAGTTAATGAGATTGGTTCCTTACTTTTCTTAGAATCAAACACCTTAACGCCCCTTTTGAAAAGAATGGAGGAGAAAAAATTATTAAAAAGGACCCGTTCTCCCAAAGATGAGAGAAAAGTATTGATTTCCATCAGTTCAAAAGGGCAAGAACTACAAAAAGAGGCAAGTGAAATCCCTTTCAAAATGTTCGAAACCATTAGGGGAACAGACCATAACTACGAAGAAATTGAAGATTTTAGATCAAGCCTTCAACAACTTGCTAAAAACTTGCATCAACAGCTTTAACTTGATTGAAATCAAATATAAAACACTTTCGATAGCTTTTTTCTGAAATAGAAAACTAGGTTGCCACTACTCGATCTCTAAACAAAGAAAAATTGATGAAAAATTTTAATGTTAAAAAAAATCAACCTCAGTTTAACTTTAAAAAATAATAACGTTCTTTGTACACAGTAAGCACAGAAAAATTATTTACCGAATAAATTCTCCTAAGAAGGAACATAAAAAAACTAGAAAACGTTTTTATCACTTGTTTTTGAGTTTACTTGGTATTATTAACAACTCTAACTTTGAGCATTCGAAAAGCACTATTTAGTTTAATAACAATTTTTTCATTGATCCCAATTTTGATTGTAAATGGGCAATCAAAAATGACTCTGTTTGAAATAAACGAAGATTGTATAAAAGGATTTAGTCTAAGAGATAGTGTAGCTATCGTTGTTGAAGAACATAAAAAATGGAATATTCATGAGATAACGACTTCTCCCGAAGTTGAGTTTAAAAAACATCAGCCAGGAGATTTCTCGCATATAAATAAATCAGGAACGGTATGGACCAGGTTTCAAATTAAAAATAACACAAAAGAAACTAAGAATTACTATTTCTCCATGTTTACCTTTATCGACTCAGCATGGATATATACTTTCGAAGGGAATAGACTCATAAATACGCAAATCTCTGGAGCTTCTATCCAGACACAACAAAAAGCTTTCCCTTCCTCTTTCAATAACATTCCATTTAGTATTGATCCAGATAAAACCAAAACGTTTTATCTTAAAATGAAATATCTGACTAATTTCAAATTAGCAGAGTCCAATGGTTTGCTCACCATTCTTTCAGCTCGACCAATTCTCCCCTTAGTGCAATCAAACTTTAAGGAGTTTCGGAGATATTTCTTCTACTCAGGTGCATTCATTCTGTTTAGCCTTTTGAGTTTATTTATGTTTTATATTTTCAGAGAAAAAATATTCCTTTGGTTTTCTCTTTTAGTTTTTTCATTTGCCTGTTATTTCCTAAGCATAACGCATTTTATAGAAACTGTATTAAATGTAAGAGGAGCAGCAGATTCTAACTTGTATATTCATCTAAGCCTTTCTGGAGTTGTTATCTCACTCACTCAATTTTTTAGTGCATATATTGACCTAAGAAAATTCTACCCAAAATATTTCGCTTTTTATCATCTATATGCAATATTTACAGCACTCTTTCCTCATTTCTTTGGGTACTTTGGAGATCTTGATGTTTTCACGATTGGATATTATTCCAATTATGTGATTTTCTCTTGGATTATTATAACAATACTCCCAGTAATCACTTTAACGAAGAAAGGCAATAAAGCATCTAAATCCTTATTAGTTGCAACAGGTATTTTAGTAATTAGTGGGCTCCTATACATTCTTGAAGTCACGAATGTAATCCCCAGCAATCCTATTACAGAATCGAGCTTTCAGATCAGTACGGTATTATTCTCGGGTATTCTTTTTTATCATATTCTTCAAAAAATCAATAATATTAGAAATGAAAAAAAGCATCTTGAAGAACTTGATAAATTGAAATCTAGATTTTTCACTAATATATCTCACGAATTCAGAACTCCACTCACTCTTGTTCTTGGTCCACTGAAGGATATAATTAACTCCGAAGAAAAAAAACAATATTCTGGAAAACTAAAAATGGCATATAAAAATGCCGAAAGACTCTTACATCTCATCAACAAAATTCTGGATTTATCCAAATTAGAAACAGGTAAAATGGAGCTGCAAATTAGCACTCATAATTTTGTTTCTCTTTTGAAGGGAATTGCACTTTCCTTTGATTCTTGGGCTCAAAAGAAAAACATCAAATTAAACTTTATCTCCAAATCAGATGAAATTCTTATGTATTTTGATTCTGAGAAAATAGAAATCATCTTTTTTAATTTATTATCCAATGCTTTAAAATTCACTCAAGAAAACGGCGAGATTTCAGTTTTAGTTTCTGAAAAAGAAAAACATATTGAAATTTTAGTAAGAGACAATGGAGTTGGTATTGAACCTGATAGACTGGAGAATATTTTTAATCGATTTTTTCATATCGACCATCAAGAGACCAAGGAATATCAAGGCACAGGTATTGGTTTAGCATTGGTTAAAGAACTCGTTCATATTCACTATGGAGAAATCCAAGTAGAAAGTGAACTCAATAAAGGTACCTCATTTACCATTATTCTAAGAAAGGGAAAAGAGCATTTTGCAAACATCCCTATGGATGATCATCAGTCCAATCAACAATTATCTACTCTAAAAAAAGATACAATAGAGGAAAAATATGAGGCAAAAATTCCATCTTCCTTAATCCAAAAGGGAAATAAGAACAAGACCTTGGTTCTTATTGTTGAAGATCATTTGGAAGTAAGAGCGTATATTAAAGAACACCTTGAGGAGCAATATCAAATTGTGGAAGCACAGAATGGTTTGCAAGGGCAAGAAATAGCTTTCAAATTAATGCCAGATATTATTATTAGTGATATCATGATGCCAAAACTAGATGGGTACGGCATGAGTAAAGCTCTAAAAAATGATGAAAGAACGAGTCATATTCCTATTATTTTACTCACGGCAAAATCTACGCAGGAAGAAAAAATTAAAGGTCTTAAAATCGGTGTTGATGATTACCTTGTGAAACCTTTTGATACCAAAGAATTAAAAATAAGAGTTGCAAATATTATTGAGTCTAGGGAACAATTGCGGAAAAACTATTCAAATACATCTCAATCGGCTCTCAAACGTGTAGGAACCAATCCTATTGATGATATCTTTTTGGAAAAAGTGATAAATATTATCGAAAAAAAGCTCTCAAGCTCCGAGCTAAATGTTGAGTATTTAGCTTCAGAAATAGGAATGAGCAAGGTACATCTAAACAGAAAACTCAATGCTTTAAGCAATTTATCTGCCAATAGATTCATCAGAAACTATCGCTTAGAAAAAGCCCATGAATTGATTCATCAAAAAGTAGGTAATGTTTCTCAAATTGCGATGGATACTGGTTTTGGAAGTACTGCTTACTTTGTAAAATGCTTTAAAGAAAAATATAACATTACTCCTGGGGCTTTATTGTCTCAAGAATATTAAACAAAAAAAGAGTGAATTTTAAGGTTCACTCTTTTTCTTTGTGTTGCTAAATCTATTAAAAAACCTCTAATTTCCCCATTGCTCTCAATCCTTGAGATTTATCAGAAATTTTATAGAAGAGTATTCCTGGCTTTATACCTAAAGGTATTTGAATCTTTATTTCATCACTATTCAGCACAGGAGAAGTTGATTGAAACAAATATCGTCCTTGAATATCATAAAAATCAACTTTAACTTCTCCTGAAGAATTCTCTACCGTTATACTCACCTCTTCCCCTACAGAAACTGGATTTGGATACACAGAACTATTTGAAAAATCTAATTCGTCTAAGCCTATAAAATCTTCCGCAGCATGATATCGATAAATCACTCTTTCAACGGCTCCATTTTCTATAATGAAAAACAAAGGTGATGCGGGATACCCAGGTCTATAGAATGCGTAATACTCTTGTTTATTCGTATCCGTTTGTGAGAGTCCAAAAGCATTCAACAAGGCAGCTGGAGCTGGATTTCCATTTAGAAAATGACTATCTGTACTTAAAATATTTATTTTTACTAACAATACATCCATTTCTTCGGTTGCAGAGTGATCTGGTTTTGGTAAAGTGAGCTTTCCGTAACCCACAACTTCTCTTTCTGCAAATTTTTGCTTACGGGTAAACGCAGGAACATTATTTAGATTAAAAGCACTAACTGTTACATTAAAATGTAAATCATATACCTCGCTCCCAGACCAAGAGTCTTGATAATTCAAAGGAAATTTTAGTATATCGATTCTTCCATTTAAATCATTTACAGCATTCGGAGGATAATGAACCTTATCATTGGAATTACCAGTAATCGATTGAAGAGAAACCGTTTTTCCTTCAAAGGTTCTTCCTGTCAAATACCACCCTTGTTGGTCAATCGCTTCATAAGACCTACTAGGGAGCGTATAAGTAATTGTTCCAAGACCATACACCTTATCAGCCTGATAAGAATTTATAGCATCTGAAAAATGAGTGTTATTCGTTTCATCTACATGAGCTCTTTCTCCTTTTGCATCACGCAAAACATTTGCATAATTCCATACTTTGTTTGCCCCTATTTCTGGCAAAGTAATGGAAGACGAAAAAGAGACTTCAAAACTGTCTATCCAAGAATGGGGTCTAGGATAATTCTCTTGTGTAATTGTAACTTGGGCTTGTGTATCCTGCCCCATCAAAGACATTACAAAAAGACCAATAATTAATAGTGTTTTTTTCATTTTTGTTTGAGTTTTAGTTTGAAAAAAAAGCTTTTTGACTTCGGTAATTCATTACTCACCAAAAAGCCTTCACAAAACTAGCACTAGCAATACATAATCTGTATCACAAACAAAACCAATAGAATAAAAAACAAAATAATTATATAAAAAACAGAACATAAGATAAAATAAACAGAACATTTCAATAATTTCACAAAAAAAATTCTTGTTTTATATGTTTTCCTATATTAGAATATTCTATCAAAGAAAAATTAAAATACAAGCCTAAAAAACAAGAGCTTTTGGAATACGAAAAAAGGGTATTTTGAATAAAAAATTCTGGAATATTAATAAGTCAAATCCAACTGCTCTATTGTTTTATTTCGCCCTTGAATTCGACAAGAAATTTTTGCAGAATCAAAATAAAAGTCGATGATTCCAAAAGAGGGTTCATGAACCACTTTTCCTTTTCTTAAAGGATTATCTTCTCCTTTGAAATTTGAATAAGAATGGGTGAGTCCACTTGAGGTAAAATCTAGTAAAGGGTGATTTCCTACGGTGTCTTCCAAAACTGAAAACTCAGACAAGTGGCGATCTCCAGATAACAGAATTGTCGGCTGGGCATTTTTTATGAGCTTTTTGAGTTGATCGAGCTCATGTGGGAGATTTCCCCAAGATTCATAACCATGTTGGGTACTTAAAAACTGAATACTCCCCACAATGATATTCCAATCTACAGAGGAATCCGAAAGTCTTTCTTCTAACCAATTCCATTGGATTTCTCCCAAGATCGTTCCTTTGCCGTATTCATTGGGAATATATCGTTTTTTACCTGTGGAATCTTTGGTTAAGGAAGTTCTGTGGTAGCGTGTATCTAAAACAATGACTTGAATTTTCCCTTTAGGATGATTAAAATACTGGTGGTAGAAAATGCCTTTTCTTTCTCTTCGGATATCGTCTTTGGGCACACCCAAAAAATCAAGGAATAGACCTTGTGATTCTTCTCTTTTTGAGAATTCAGCACCACCGTCATTGAGTCCATAATCATGGTCATCCCATGTTGCCATAACGGGGACATTGTTTTTAAGTTTTTGGTAAGAAGGATTGGAAATTAGCTCTTGATAATCGCTCCACATTTCTTGCATATCCTCCGTATCCGAATAGATATTATCGCCTCCCCAAATCCAAACATCAGGTTTTTGATGGAGGATTTTCTCATAAAACGGATTTTCTTGATACTGCTTGTTGCAAGAACCAAAACTCAGACGAAAATCTGATTTTTTGATGGGTTCTACACTTTTTTGTGGCACGATAGACGACTGTTCTTCTTTGCAAGAAAAAAAGGCAAATAATAGTAGGACGTAAAGGAGAATTTTCATTTTTGGCGGTTTTTACAGAATTGCAAAGTAGCTAAAAAATAGAAAGCTGAAGTCAAAATTTCGTTAGATGAATGTTAAGGATTATTTTCTAACTTTCATTTGGACAAAATGAAGAGATTTCTTTTGTTAAAACTCAAAAACACCTTGCTGTATGGTATAACGACAGATATGTTGAAGATTAAAGTTATTTATACCTTCTTCTCACACCCAAAATAAAGAAAGCTAGAACGATTGTATTGATTAATATTTCTACCTTTAGTAGGTATTTTGGAACTTCATTATTAAAACTTGAGCCAATTTTCAAAAAGGGCAATGCATCAATACCTCCCAATAAGTACTCTATTTTAACACTCTCTAAAAATTTAAATAGAGACCAAGCATTTTCATGTATTGGTGAAAAATCATTTATAATCCAAATATTAATAAAAGGCCAACCAATGAAAACTAAAAAAAGTAATATACCCAAAGGTTTGGAATAATCAACAGTATATCCCCCTACATAATAATAAATTTGATGAACAATCCATTCCCAACTATATTTATTCTGAAGATTAAGTACTCTTCTTTTCATTTCCATTTCCGAAAAATACGCTTTACCAACAAACTCTATCGAACTATTCGATACGAATGATATTTTTAATTGTCTATATAACTCTTCCATGCCCTTAAAATGCTTAATAATATCACCCCCCTTATCAGGTTTATTTTCCCTATATAAAATAATTCGATTTGATTTTCCCTCATTGAAATTACAATTCATAAAGTGAATTGTAGAAATATTTGTACTTCTAATACTCCATTTATTAATATCGCAACTACTCACAATAATATTCCCAGTAAAACTTACGTAATTCAACAACACGGAACCATCCAGATGATTAATACTTAAATGACTACCTAAAAATCGAACACCTGAAAATTCCATAAAATTATTTACATGCTTCAAATTTATATTCCAGAATCTTGTACTATTCCCTAAAAATATAGCATTTGTAAACAATAGTTTTGCCTTCTCAACTGTAATACTATGCCATGTAAAGTCCTTATTGAATACGCAGTCCGTAAAGTCTACATCCACATCATTCCTAAATTGAGAATTCTCAATTAGAAAAAACCCATCAAATCTCACTGAATAACAATCCATTCCACAATCAAGTTCAGTCCCAGAGAAACTAATATCACCACCTAGAATCGAATTACTAAAGGTTAATACATTTTTAAAATGAGCTCCATAACCACTTAACTTTTTAAAAAACAAATCTCCTTCTAAACAAACTTCATTCTCGAATGTAGAATTATTAAAGTTAATATCTTTAAAATGTGATTGCGAAATTTTTATTTTGCCTTTAAACAGGGCATTAGCAAATACAAAACTTGTTTCGCTCTTAAACAGTTTAGAAATATTAATATTTCCTTTAAATTCAGAAAGATTAAAAAGGTAATCACCTTTTTTAAATGGTAAATCAGAAAAATCAATATCGGTAGTGAATTTACAAGTTGTAAAATCCATTCTTCCCTGTTCAACAAATTGCCTAAACTCCTTATTATTTATTTCCTCTATTGACATGACTTAACTTTAAAAGTTAAATATATAGCTATTATTCTTGATTTTAATTAACTAGACATGAAATATACACTAGGAATATTTAAATTTTCTTGTTCAAAAAAAACAAGATAATCTTCCTCTAAAACTCAAAAACACCTTCAGGAGTAATACAGAAATCCAGTGGAAAATCAAATTCATCTACATCGTCAATTTCTACGGGCTGAGTATCTAGAGTTAAACCAATTAAAATAGTGTTTTCTCGGCATTTTGCTAGAAAACGATCATAAAAGCCTTTTCCATATCCCACACGATTTCCTTTTTTATCAAATGCTAAAAGAGGCACGAAAACCACATCAATAGACTCTTCATTTACATGAATTCCACGAATGGGTTCTGGGATTCCAAATTTCGTTTTATACAACTCCGTATCCACATCATAGCGAATATGCTCAAGAGTCATATCTTTAAAATCTGCTTTGGGCAAAGCAACTTCTTTCCCTAATTCATCTCTTAAAAAATGAATAAAAGGCCAGGTATTTACTTCTTTATTTCTTTTTATGGGGAGAAAAGAATGATAGACTTGGTGTTGCCAAATGGGGAGTCTTCTGGCGTGTTCAAAAATTTGATTAGACAAGCGATCAACTTCTTTTTCTTTAAGTTGCTTTCTGTATTGTACTATTTCTTTTCTAATTTCTTCTTTTTTCATTTCTAATTATTTGTTGGTAGTTTTTATATTTTCTCTGAGATTACTGCCAAAAATCAGCATTTGGATAAAGATAAAAAAATAGAAGTTGAATTCGATCAAAAATCAAACCCAACTTCTTTACTTTATAGAATTTACCTAAAATTAGTGAGCAAATTCTGCAAGGTAACGCTCAGCATCCAAAGCTGCCATACAACCCGAACCTGCTGCCGTAATTGCTTGACGATAGATTTTATCTTGAATATCTCCTGCGGCAAATACCCCTGGCTTATTCATTTTTGAACTTCCTGCTTCTGTTATTAAATAACCTGATTCATCCATATCTAGCTGACCTTTGAAGACATCTGAGTTTGGCTTATGCCCAATAGCTACAAAGAATCCTGTTGCTGGAATATCGTATTCTTCTCCTGAAGCACTATCTTTCACTCTTACTGCTTCCACTCCTTTTTCTCCAAGAATCTCTACTGTACTGTGATTGAACTTTACATCTACATTTTCGATATTTAAAACTCGAGTTTGCATAGCTTTTGAAGCTCTCATTTCGTCTTTACGCACTAGCATAGTAACTTTCTTACAGATTTTAGAAAGGTAAGAAGCTTCTTCTGCGGCTGTATCACCACCTCCAACAACTACAACTTCCTGTCCTCTATAGAAGAATCCATCACAAACCGCACAAGCCGAAACTCCAAAACCATTCAGCCTTTCCTCTGAAGGAAGACCCAACCATTTTGCTGAGGCTCCTGTTGAAATAATTACTGTGCGTGCTTCTATTTCTGTACTTTCATCAATAGTTACTTTATGCCAAGCTCCAGCTTCTTCTGCAAAATCTACTTTGGTAACCAATCCAAAACGAACATCTGTTCCAAAACGCTCTGCTTGAGCTTTTAGATCTTCCATCATCTCCGTTCCATTTACCCCTTTTGCATAACCTGGAAAATTATCTACCTCAGTAGTAATAGTCAATTGTCCTCCTGGTTGCATTCCTGTATAAACTACAGGTTTGAGTTCTGCTCTTGCGGCGTATATTGCTGCGGTATATCCCGCTGGTCCTGATCCTACGATAAGGCAATCTATTCTTTCCATATTCTTGTCGATCTTATGATTAATAATTTGATGTGTCAAAAGTAGTATAATTCAAATTGATGGTATGTGATAAATGATAAAAAAAATTTATAATTAAATATATTTAACCTATAATACCCATATGTGTTTATTTACTCATAAGTATTATACCTACACTTAATAAGTAACCTATATTAGTCATCTTCATCAATTCTTTTCGATTTTTTTTGGGAGAAATCAGTTCTCTGCTTTTCTATATTTTACAAAAGAAAAAGGATCATAAAAAAAAATCCATCTCTCTAGTAATTAAGAAAGATGGATTTTTTATTTAATATCAAGTCACCTTACAAGGTTCCTCTATTTTCTTGTTCTCTTTCAATTGCTTCAAAAAGTGCTTTGAAATTTCCTACTCCAAAAGATTGAGCTCCTTTTCTTTGAATAATCTCAAAGAACATCGTTGGTCTATCCACCACAGGTTTTGTAAAGAGTTGAAGTAGGTATCCTTCGTCATCACGATCAATAAGGATTCCATGCTTTTTCAATACTTCTACGTCTTCATCAATATCTCCTACACGCTCAAGAAGGTCGTCATAATAGGTTTCTGGTACATATAAAAATTCTACTCCACGATCCCTCATGGCAGAAACAGTTGCCACAATATCATTGGTAGCCACAGCTATATGTTGTACTCCAGGACCATTATAAAAATCGATATATTCTTCTATTTGGGACTTCTTTTTCCCTTCTGCTGGTTCATTTATTGGGAATTTTATTCTACCATTTCCATTACTCATTACTTTACTCATTAGAGCTGTAAAATCAGTAGAAATATCATCATCTGTAAAAGAAACTATTTGAGCAAATCCCATTACTTCTTTATAGAAATTACACCAAGTCATCATATCTCCCCAATCTACATTTCCTACCATGTGATCTACATAACGAAAACCAACTGGCTCTGGGTTATAATGAGATTCCCATTTTTGGTATCCTGGTAAAAATATTCCCTGATAGTTTTTACGCTCAACAAATATGTGTACCGTTTCTCCGTAAGTATGAATTCCAGATCTTACAACAAATCCGTTTTCATCTTCTTCTTTGGTAGGCTCCATATAAGATTTTGCCCCACGTTTGGTAGTTTCTTCCCAAGCTTTGGTTGCATCTTCTACCCAAAGTGCCACTACTTTTACTCCGTCTCCATGCTTGTCGATATGTTCGTTGATTACTCCACCTTCATCAAGAGGCGTAGTGAGCACCAAGCGGATTTTATCTTGTTTCAGCACATAGGAAACACGGTCTTTGAGTCCTGTTTCTAATCCTGCAAAAGCTTCAGATTGAAATCCAAAAGCGGTTTTATAAAAATGTGCAGATTGCTTTGCATTCCCCACATAGAGTTCTATATAATCTGTTCCTAACAAA encodes:
- a CDS encoding 5-formyltetrahydrofolate cyclo-ligase → MKKEEIRKEIVQYRKQLKEKEVDRLSNQIFEHARRLPIWQHQVYHSFLPIKRNKEVNTWPFIHFLRDELGKEVALPKADFKDMTLEHIRYDVDTELYKTKFGIPEPIRGIHVNEESIDVVFVPLLAFDKKGNRVGYGKGFYDRFLAKCRENTILIGLTLDTQPVEIDDVDEFDFPLDFCITPEGVFEF
- a CDS encoding glutathione peroxidase; this encodes MKATFYDFEAKLLTGKTVSMEQYKGKTILVVNTASKCGLTPQYEGLEALYQKYKDQNFVILGFPCNQFGSQEPGNSEDIQEFCSINYGVSFPIFEKIDVNGDQAHPIFKYLKKELKGFLVNKIKWNFTKFVIDKNGVPVKRFASITKPENIEETLQKIL
- a CDS encoding response regulator; amino-acid sequence: MTLFEINEDCIKGFSLRDSVAIVVEEHKKWNIHEITTSPEVEFKKHQPGDFSHINKSGTVWTRFQIKNNTKETKNYYFSMFTFIDSAWIYTFEGNRLINTQISGASIQTQQKAFPSSFNNIPFSIDPDKTKTFYLKMKYLTNFKLAESNGLLTILSARPILPLVQSNFKEFRRYFFYSGAFILFSLLSLFMFYIFREKIFLWFSLLVFSFACYFLSITHFIETVLNVRGAADSNLYIHLSLSGVVISLTQFFSAYIDLRKFYPKYFAFYHLYAIFTALFPHFFGYFGDLDVFTIGYYSNYVIFSWIIITILPVITLTKKGNKASKSLLVATGILVISGLLYILEVTNVIPSNPITESSFQISTVLFSGILFYHILQKINNIRNEKKHLEELDKLKSRFFTNISHEFRTPLTLVLGPLKDIINSEEKKQYSGKLKMAYKNAERLLHLINKILDLSKLETGKMELQISTHNFVSLLKGIALSFDSWAQKKNIKLNFISKSDEILMYFDSEKIEIIFFNLLSNALKFTQENGEISVLVSEKEKHIEILVRDNGVGIEPDRLENIFNRFFHIDHQETKEYQGTGIGLALVKELVHIHYGEIQVESELNKGTSFTIILRKGKEHFANIPMDDHQSNQQLSTLKKDTIEEKYEAKIPSSLIQKGNKNKTLVLIVEDHLEVRAYIKEHLEEQYQIVEAQNGLQGQEIAFKLMPDIIISDIMMPKLDGYGMSKALKNDERTSHIPIILLTAKSTQEEKIKGLKIGVDDYLVKPFDTKELKIRVANIIESREQLRKNYSNTSQSALKRVGTNPIDDIFLEKVINIIEKKLSSSELNVEYLASEIGMSKVHLNRKLNALSNLSANRFIRNYRLEKAHELIHQKVGNVSQIAMDTGFGSTAYFVKCFKEKYNITPGALLSQEY
- a CDS encoding alkaline phosphatase family protein — translated: MKILLYVLLLFAFFSCKEEQSSIVPQKSVEPIKKSDFRLSFGSCNKQYQENPFYEKILHQKPDVWIWGGDNIYSDTEDMQEMWSDYQELISNPSYQKLKNNVPVMATWDDHDYGLNDGGAEFSKREESQGLFLDFLGVPKDDIRRERKGIFYHQYFNHPKGKIQVIVLDTRYHRTSLTKDSTGKKRYIPNEYGKGTILGEIQWNWLEERLSDSSVDWNIIVGSIQFLSTQHGYESWGNLPHELDQLKKLIKNAQPTILLSGDRHLSEFSVLEDTVGNHPLLDFTSSGLTHSYSNFKGEDNPLRKGKVVHEPSFGIIDFYFDSAKISCRIQGRNKTIEQLDLTY
- a CDS encoding T9SS type A sorting domain-containing protein; protein product: MKKTLLIIGLFVMSLMGQDTQAQVTITQENYPRPHSWIDSFEVSFSSSITLPEIGANKVWNYANVLRDAKGERAHVDETNNTHFSDAINSYQADKVYGLGTITYTLPSRSYEAIDQQGWYLTGRTFEGKTVSLQSITGNSNDKVHYPPNAVNDLNGRIDILKFPLNYQDSWSGSEVYDLHFNVTVSAFNLNNVPAFTRKQKFAEREVVGYGKLTLPKPDHSATEEMDVLLVKINILSTDSHFLNGNPAPAALLNAFGLSQTDTNKQEYYAFYRPGYPASPLFFIIENGAVERVIYRYHAAEDFIGLDELDFSNSSVYPNPVSVGEEVSITVENSSGEVKVDFYDIQGRYLFQSTSPVLNSDEIKIQIPLGIKPGILFYKISDKSQGLRAMGKLEVF
- the trxB gene encoding thioredoxin-disulfide reductase encodes the protein MDKNMERIDCLIVGSGPAGYTAAIYAARAELKPVVYTGMQPGGQLTITTEVDNFPGYAKGVNGTEMMEDLKAQAERFGTDVRFGLVTKVDFAEEAGAWHKVTIDESTEIEARTVIISTGASAKWLGLPSEERLNGFGVSACAVCDGFFYRGQEVVVVGGGDTAAEEASYLSKICKKVTMLVRKDEMRASKAMQTRVLNIENVDVKFNHSTVEILGEKGVEAVRVKDSASGEEYDIPATGFFVAIGHKPNSDVFKGQLDMDESGYLITEAGSSKMNKPGVFAAGDIQDKIYRQAITAAGSGCMAALDAERYLAEFAH
- a CDS encoding MarR family transcriptional regulator, with the protein product MSKETDFTQLLLENQICFPLYAASRMMTKIYTPFLKKLDLTYPQYLVMMVLWEHQHKSVNEIGSLLFLESNTLTPLLKRMEEKKLLKRTRSPKDERKVLISISSKGQELQKEASEIPFKMFETIRGTDHNYEEIEDFRSSLQQLAKNLHQQL